In Lates calcarifer isolate ASB-BC8 linkage group LG21, TLL_Latcal_v3, whole genome shotgun sequence, a single window of DNA contains:
- the trmt9b gene encoding probable tRNA methyltransferase 9B, giving the protein MMEEAASQLERDHVHSVYDKIAPYFNDSRYKAWPKVRQFLLDLEAGSIVADIGCGNGKYLHINKEVFKLGCDVCRPLVDFAWSQGHEVQMCDGLHLPYRDGCFDAVLSIAVIHHLSTKERRIRAIKEMARTLRVGGRIMIYVWAMEQKRRKFEKQDIFVPWNPNPQSSSGFSREHAKPRRRATAQSVSEAIDNTDKHRKVRSTSSVADEEDLTCTTPQQRTQRLWFFSRSLDSVFDFGSLAISRSSSRDLSTLSSPTGENEGNKATHRGRGRGLIKQVSSFFSPPSVIGSEEDVFDSVTDLHKGQNGSGGSSSNNNNNTPNSNGTENQSASVSLTQECGSLALPDLVPFQKEHLKQSGDESDGGPPGKELQESTQSPQGSEGQVEGSCLRYYHVFREGELAELIENYVEELHVKQTYFDHANWCVVAEKVQLWKI; this is encoded by the exons ATGATGGAGGAGGCTGCCAGCCAGCTCGAGCGAGACCATGTGCACAGTGTCTATGACAAGATTGCTCCATATTTCAATGACAGCCGCTATAAAGCCTGGCCAAAGGTACGACAGTTCCTACTGGACCTGGAGGCAGGAAGCATTGTCGCTGACATTG GTTGTGGCAATGGCAAGTATCTCCACATCAACAAGGAGGTGTTCAAGCTGGGGTGCGATGTTTGTCGCCCCCTGGTGGACTTTGCCTGGAGCCAAGGACACGAGGTTCAGATGTGTGACGGGCTGCATTTGCCTTACAGAGATGGCTGCTTCGACGCTGTGCTATCTATTGCag TCATCCATCATTTGTCCACCAAAGAGCGTCGTATTCGAGCAATAAAGGAGATGGCTCGCACCCTGCGAGTGGGCGGACGCATCATGATCTATGTGTGGGCCATGGAGCAGAAACGTCGTAAATTTGAGAAACAGGACATTTTTGTTCCCTGGAACCCCAACCCTCAGTCGTCCTCCGGCTTCAGCAGGGAGCATGCCAAACCCAGAAGGAGGGCCACAGCGCAGAGTGTGAGCGAAGCCATAGACAACACTGACAAGCACAGGAAGGTTAGAAGCACATCCTCCGTTGCAGACGAAGAAGACCTGACCTGCACCACGCCGCAGCAGAGGACTCAGAGACTGTGGTTCTTCTCCAGGTCTCTGGATTCTGTGTTTGACTTTGGAAGTTTAGCCATCTCCCGGTCGTCCTCCAGAGACTTGAGCACTTTATCTTCACCCACAGGTGAAAATGAGGGGAACAAGGCGACCCACCGTGGGAGAGGACGAGGGCTCATCAAGCAGGTCTCCAGCTTCTTTTCCCCTCCGTCTGTTATCGGATCAGAGGAGGACGTCTTTGACTCGGTCACAGACCTGCACAAGGGACAAAACGGTtctggaggcagcagcagcaacaataacaacaacaccCCTAACAGCAACGGCACAGAAAACCAGAGTGCCTCAGTATCTTTAACCCAGGAGTGTGGCTCTCTGGCCCTGCCAGATCTGGTGCCTTTCCAGAAAGAGCACCTGAAGCAGTCTGGAGACGAAAGTGATGGAGGGCCACCGGGAAAAGAGCTGCAGGAAAGCACACAGAGTCCTCAGGGGAGCGAGGGACAGGTGGAAGGCTCCTGCCTGAGGTACTATCACGTCTTCAGGGAAGGAGAGCTGGCAGAGCTGATAGAGAATTATGTCGAAGAGCTTCATGTCAAACAAACCTACTTTGATCACGCCAACTGGTGTGTGGTGGCAGAGAAGGTTCAGTTGtggaaaatctga
- the hdac12 gene encoding uncharacterized protein SYNPCC7002_A1628 — translation MFVREMTCIKQIFSRRPRIKVGRPLGAALTSCRCFHAETVRHESSGLPIVHHNDYVCDLPPNHRFPMGKFPRVFHFLIKDQVITEKQVWVPEIASKELLSCVHTEEYLNNFISGKTNEQEQRRTGFSWSEGIVRRCRYETGGTVLAAEVALHRGLACSTAGGTHHAFPSYGSGFCLLNDLAVAAKYLMGSSSSKRKVLIVDLDVHQGDGTAFIFKEEPCVFTFSVHCGKNFPLRKQQSDLDISVEDGLEDKEYLSTVEAHLPWLLETFRPDLVLYDAGVDPHWEDELGRLRLTDQGLYQRDLYVMKTVVSRGVPVAAVIGGGYSRDIDKLALRHSIVHRAAAQVWRECGM, via the exons ATGTTTGTCAGAGAAATGACTTGCAtaaagcaaatattttctcGCAGACCTCGAATAAAAGTcggacggccgctcggtgcaGCTCTCACCtcctgcagatgttttcatGCCGAAACA GTGAGGCATGAATCCAGCGGTCTTCCCATAGTTCATCACAACGACTACGTGTGTGACCTCCCACCCAACCACAGGTTTCCTATGGGCAAGTTCCCGCGGGTTTTCCACTTTTTAATCAAAGACCAAGTCATTACAGAGAAACAG GTGTGGGTCCCTGAAATCGCCTCTAAGGAGTTACTGAGCTGTGTGCACACTGAGGAATACTTGAACAACTTCATAAGTGGGAAGACAAATGAGCAAGAGCAAAGAAGGACAGGTTTCTCCTGGAGTGAGGGAATAGTGAGACGCTGTCGATATGAAACCG GTGGGACCGTTCTAGCTGCTGAAGTAGCTCTGCACAGGGGCCTGGCCTGCAGTACGGCAGGAGGAACGCATCATGCTTTTCCAAGTTATGGTTCAGGGTTTTGTCTCCTCAATGACTTAGCAGTTGCAGCCAAATACCTGATGGGCAGCTCTTCATCCAAGAGGAAGGTTCTGATTGTGGATCTAGATGTGCATCAG GGTGACGGCACAGCTTTCATATTTAAAGAGGAGCcgtgtgtgtttacattctcagtgcattgtgggaaaaaCTTCCCCCTCCGTAAACAACAGAGTGACCTAGATATCAGTGTGGAGGACGGGCTGGAAGACAAGGAGTACCTCTCCACAG TGGAAGCCCACCTTCCCTGGCTGCTTGAGACTTTTCGTCCAGACCTGGTCCTGTATGACGCAGGTGTCGACCCTCATTGGGAGGATGAACTCGGGAGGCTCCGTCTGACCGACCAAG GGCTGTATCAGAGAGATCTGTATGTGATGAAGACTGTGGTGAGCAGAGGCgttcctgttgctgctgtcattGGAGGAGGATATTCAAGAGACATCGACAAACTGGCGCTCAGACACTCTATCgtccacagagcagcagctcag GTTTGGAGGGAGTGTGGAATGTAA